In Methanococcus maripaludis, a single window of DNA contains:
- a CDS encoding radical SAM protein, whose protein sequence is MKEDKMSKFAHITSVHPCYNEKLHHKIGRVHLPVAPKCNIACRFCKRCIGKESVCEDRPGVSHHIMKPAEVENYLNGLLEESPNIKVAGIAGPGDSLFNEETFETLAIIQEKFPDLVRCLSTNGLLLPKYAERLADLGVKTVTVTVNAVDPKIQAQIVDWVYYEGKVYRGEEGAEILIKNQIEGVKKLAELGVAVKINTVLIPEINMDHIVEIAKTFEKDAFIHNVIPLIPMYKMENLRKPTCDEISGVRDSAEEYLHQFRACQQCRADAVGLVTEHKTIGEKGKELNIYDLKHFSH, encoded by the coding sequence ATGAAAGAAGACAAGATGTCCAAATTTGCACATATTACAAGCGTACACCCATGTTACAATGAAAAACTCCACCACAAAATCGGCAGGGTTCACTTGCCAGTTGCGCCAAAATGTAACATCGCATGCAGATTCTGTAAAAGATGTATTGGAAAAGAATCAGTCTGTGAAGATAGACCTGGAGTTTCACACCACATTATGAAACCAGCAGAGGTAGAAAACTACCTAAACGGATTATTGGAAGAAAGTCCAAACATTAAAGTTGCAGGAATTGCTGGACCAGGAGACAGTTTATTCAATGAAGAAACTTTCGAAACTTTGGCAATAATACAGGAAAAATTCCCAGATTTAGTCAGATGTCTTTCAACAAACGGGCTTTTACTTCCAAAATATGCTGAAAGATTGGCAGACCTTGGGGTAAAAACAGTAACAGTAACTGTAAATGCGGTAGATCCAAAAATTCAGGCACAAATTGTTGACTGGGTATACTACGAAGGAAAAGTTTACCGTGGAGAAGAAGGTGCTGAAATACTGATCAAAAACCAGATTGAAGGAGTTAAAAAACTAGCAGAATTGGGCGTTGCAGTTAAAATTAACACGGTATTGATTCCTGAAATAAACATGGATCATATTGTGGAAATTGCAAAAACTTTCGAAAAAGATGCGTTCATTCACAACGTAATTCCTTTAATTCCAATGTACAAAATGGAAAACTTGAGAAAACCAACCTGCGATGAAATAAGCGGTGTAAGGGATAGTGCAGAAGAATACCTCCACCAATTCAGAGCATGCCAACAGTGCAGGGCTGATGCCGTAGGGCTTGTAACCGAGCACAAAACTATTGGAGAAAAAGGTAAGGAGTTAAATATTTACGACTTAAAACACTTCTCACACTAA
- a CDS encoding ACT domain-containing protein, with the protein MENVVITVVGVDKPGIVAAVTKVLAENSANIVDIRQTIMEDLFTMIMLVDISKISSDFSELNAALDKLGSEIGVKINVQHENIFKYMHRI; encoded by the coding sequence ATGGAAAATGTAGTAATTACCGTCGTTGGTGTTGATAAACCCGGTATCGTTGCAGCAGTTACAAAAGTTCTCGCAGAAAACAGTGCAAATATCGTAGATATCAGGCAGACAATCATGGAAGACTTGTTCACAATGATTATGCTTGTAGATATCTCCAAAATAAGTTCAGACTTTTCAGAATTAAATGCGGCTCTTGATAAACTTGGATCAGAAATCGGAGTTAAAATAAATGTGCAACACGAAAACATATTTAAATACATGCACAGAATTTAA
- a CDS encoding methanogenesis marker 17 protein, which translates to MAYIDVECNDEAGKAIYERIIQTSLEDLVLGKSIIKTKMICKQDVPYFIIGILPKSTSKLIRLRDIATIDEAKESNGKKITKLIIDDETYATELLSKINVMDQPSRFEIVTDSEVDLNMVIHDAKDDFVDRVLDFMNRVFPEGMRVRKTIRDKTVVMVASEKPIEEEWMNEAIKLQEELKNFK; encoded by the coding sequence ATGGCTTATATCGATGTCGAATGCAATGACGAAGCTGGAAAAGCAATTTACGAAAGAATTATTCAAACATCTCTCGAAGACCTCGTTTTGGGAAAATCTATCATAAAGACAAAAATGATCTGTAAGCAAGATGTTCCATATTTTATAATTGGAATTCTGCCAAAATCAACTTCAAAATTGATAAGATTGAGGGATATTGCAACAATAGATGAAGCAAAGGAATCGAACGGAAAAAAAATAACTAAATTAATAATTGACGATGAAACTTACGCAACTGAACTTTTATCAAAAATAAATGTTATGGACCAGCCTTCAAGATTTGAGATTGTTACGGATTCTGAGGTTGATTTAAACATGGTAATTCACGATGCAAAGGATGATTTTGTCGATAGAGTCCTTGATTTTATGAACCGTGTTTTTCCTGAAGGAATGAGGGTTAGAAAAACAATTCGGGATAAAACTGTAGTTATGGTTGCATCAGAAAAGCCAATCGAAGAAGAATGGATGAATGAGGCAATAAAACTTCAGGAAGAACTCAAAAACTTCAAATAA
- a CDS encoding MoaD/ThiS family protein yields the protein MKIFIKNAGEMSEIELPENAKLRDFIEKMKIKDNLVVRNGEILSETDTLSENDTLRLVPIVSGG from the coding sequence TTGAAAATTTTTATAAAGAATGCAGGAGAAATGTCCGAAATTGAACTGCCAGAAAATGCAAAGTTAAGAGATTTCATCGAAAAAATGAAAATAAAAGACAATCTTGTTGTTAGAAATGGCGAAATTCTTTCTGAAACAGATACTCTTTCTGAAAACGATACTTTAAGACTGGTTCCAATTGTATCTGGTGGCTAA
- the ilvC gene encoding ketol-acid reductoisomerase yields the protein MKVFYDSDFKLDALKEKTIAVIGYGSQGRAQSLNMKDSGLNVVVGLRKNGASWENAKADGHNVMTIEEAAEKADIIHILIPDELQAEVYDAQIKPYLKEGKTLSFSHGFNIHYGFIVPPKGVNVVLVAPKSPGKMVRRTYEEGFGVPGLICIEIDATNNAFDIVSAMAKGIGLSRAGVIQTTFKEETETDLFGEQAVLCGGVTELIKAGFETLVEAGYAPEMAYFETCHELKLIVDLIYQKGFKNMWNDVSNTAEYGGLTRRSRIVTADSKAAMKEILKEIQDGRFTKEFVLEKQVNHAHLKAMRRLEGELQIEEVGAKLRKMCGLEKEE from the coding sequence ATGAAGGTATTCTATGACTCAGATTTTAAATTAGATGCTTTAAAAGAAAAAACAATTGCAGTAATCGGTTACGGAAGTCAAGGAAGAGCACAGTCCTTAAACATGAAAGACAGTGGATTAAACGTTGTTGTTGGTTTAAGGAAAAATGGAGCTTCGTGGGAAAACGCTAAAGCAGACGGTCACAATGTAATGACTATCGAAGAAGCTGCTGAAAAAGCTGACATCATCCACATCTTAATCCCTGACGAATTACAGGCAGAAGTTTACGATGCTCAAATAAAACCATACCTCAAAGAAGGAAAAACACTCAGTTTCTCACATGGTTTTAACATCCACTATGGATTCATTGTTCCACCAAAAGGAGTTAACGTGGTTTTAGTTGCTCCAAAATCACCTGGAAAAATGGTTAGAAGAACATACGAAGAAGGTTTCGGTGTTCCAGGTTTAATCTGTATCGAAATAGATGCAACAAACAACGCATTTGACATTGTTTCAGCAATGGCAAAAGGAATCGGTTTATCAAGAGCTGGAGTTATCCAGACAACATTTAAAGAAGAAACAGAAACTGACCTTTTCGGTGAACAAGCTGTTTTATGCGGTGGAGTTACCGAATTAATCAAAGCAGGATTTGAAACACTCGTAGAAGCAGGATACGCACCAGAAATGGCATACTTTGAAACATGCCACGAATTGAAATTAATCGTTGACTTAATCTACCAAAAAGGATTCAAAAACATGTGGAACGACGTAAGTAACACTGCAGAATACGGTGGACTTACAAGAAGAAGCAGAATTGTAACTGCTGATTCAAAAGCTGCAATGAAAGAAATCTTAAAAGAAATCCAAGACGGAAGATTCACAAAAGAATTCGTTCTTGAAAAACAAGTAAACCACGCACATTTAAAAGCAATGAGAAGACTCGAAGGAGAATTACAAATCGAAGAAGTCGGTGCAAAATTAAGAAAAATGTGCGGTCTTGAAAAAGAAGAATAA
- a CDS encoding leucine-rich repeat protein encodes MADSMGTHKDNYDIFGDFEIESLPNGCKIVGYHGNFGDLDIPTEYYGKPIIHIEDNVFKFKNLTSVVIPNSVTSIGEGAFSHNQLKSLVIPDSVTNIGRGAFAYNQLKSLVIPNSVTSIGEGAFLYNVLSNVVIPDSVINIRDGSFSNNQLKSLVIPNSVTSIGRGAFSNNQLKSLVIPDSVTNIGRGAFSNNQLKSLVIPNSVTSILEGAFSHNQLKNVVIPDSVTNIGRGAFLYNWLSDVVIPDSVTNIGRCTFSHNVFENESDIKLGNGFKRYIIFDEKNGTINGTISNIVKNLNIPSNIEGIPVTAIGEGAFSDDHLTSVIIPDSVKIIGEGAFSHNRLTNLIIPDSVTSIGRGAFSYNQLESVVIPNSVTRIGVLAFHNNELSDIILPESITSIENMTFSDNPIKTVVIPKSVINIEDGAFTTMPMSSENSIKFEIKSMPYTYAETYARINCMPYTGITPLEELQIYESNLKNCEKYVSYQFAEKTDYDTALEWYNLARNEQDYSKKYEYCKEALIIYLELLNSNPSDIDVLYNAGVVYYALQEYAKCRAILLKLLKINNTHEKALQLRLLCEQAIELFKVEHK; translated from the coding sequence ATGGCAGATTCTATGGGCACTCATAAAGATAATTACGACATATTTGGAGATTTTGAGATCGAATCTCTGCCTAATGGTTGTAAAATAGTGGGATATCATGGCAATTTTGGAGATTTAGATATACCTACTGAATATTACGGTAAACCAATAATACATATCGAAGATAATGTTTTTAAATTTAAAAATTTGACGAGTGTGGTTATTCCTAACTCGGTAACCAGTATTGGAGAAGGGGCTTTTTCACATAATCAGTTGAAGAGTTTGGTTATTCCAGATTCTGTGACTAATATTGGGAGAGGTGCTTTCGCATACAACCAGTTGAAGAGTTTGGTTATTCCTAACTCGGTAACCAGTATTGGAGAAGGGGCTTTTTTATACAACGTGTTATCAAATGTGGTTATTCCAGATTCCGTAATTAACATACGTGACGGAAGTTTTTCGAACAACCAGTTGAAGAGTTTGGTTATTCCTAACTCGGTAACTAGTATTGGGAGAGGTGCTTTTTCAAATAATCAGTTGAAGAGTTTGGTTATTCCAGATTCTGTGACTAATATTGGGAGAGGTGCTTTCTCGAACAACCAGTTGAAGAGTTTGGTTATTCCTAACTCGGTAACCAGTATTTTGGAAGGTGCTTTTTCACATAATCAGCTAAAAAACGTAGTTATTCCAGATTCTGTGACTAATATTGGGAGAGGTGCATTTTTATATAACTGGTTATCAGATGTGGTTATTCCAGATTCTGTGACTAATATTGGGAGATGTACCTTTTCACATAACGTTTTTGAAAACGAATCAGATATAAAACTAGGAAATGGATTTAAACGGTATATTATTTTTGACGAAAAGAATGGAACCATCAATGGAACCATTAGTAATATTGTTAAAAATTTAAATATTCCATCAAATATCGAAGGGATACCTGTAACCGCTATCGGGGAAGGGGCTTTTTCAGATGATCATCTGACAAGCGTGATTATTCCAGATTCCGTAAAAATTATCGGGGAAGGTGCTTTTTCACATAACCGGCTTACGAATTTGATTATTCCAGATTCTGTGACTAGTATTGGGAGAGGCGCCTTTTCGTACAATCAATTGGAGAGTGTGGTTATTCCTAACTCGGTAACCCGTATTGGAGTTTTGGCTTTCCATAATAACGAATTGTCAGACATAATTCTTCCAGAGTCCATAACATCCATAGAAAATATGACGTTTTCAGATAATCCCATAAAAACTGTGGTTATTCCAAAGTCCGTAATTAACATTGAAGATGGGGCTTTTACGACCATGCCGATGAGTTCTGAAAACTCCATTAAATTTGAAATTAAATCTATGCCTTATACTTACGCTGAGACGTATGCGAGGATAAATTGTATGCCCTACACAGGAATAACCCCATTAGAAGAATTACAAATTTATGAATCAAATCTTAAAAATTGTGAAAAGTACGTTTCATACCAGTTTGCAGAGAAAACAGATTATGACACTGCTTTAGAATGGTACAATTTAGCACGAAATGAACAAGATTATTCTAAAAAATACGAATATTGCAAAGAAGCACTCATCATATATCTAGAACTTTTGAATTCGAACCCATCAGATATCGATGTCCTTTATAATGCCGGGGTAGTGTATTATGCCCTACAAGAGTATGCCAAATGTAGGGCTATTTTATTAAAGTTACTTAAAATTAACAACACCCATGAAAAAGCTCTACAGCTTAGATTATTGTGTGAACAGGCAATTGAGCTTTTTAAAGTTGAACATAAGTAA
- a CDS encoding bile acid:sodium symporter family protein: MNTGSVWLKKTLWKLTKFSEDYFAMLVILGSIIGFLNPDLFGWSLPHISLILGIIMFGMGMTLNKDDFKTVLKRPFDVVFGTALQFILMPLLAFFVVTLLNLPGELAIGVILLGACPGGTASNVITYLAKGDVALSVAITTFSTLIAPLMTPILVLGFAGSWIDVSAYSMFLSILKIVLIPVILGVIINNLFGKKIDSIRQILPLISVAAIVLIVSAIIGVNSEKIISSGVFALLAVILHNAFGLLFGYIGSKLVGMDEKKSRAITIEVGVQNSGLAVALATIYFNPLAAVPGAIFSVWHNITGPILANYWSKKDKNKLLA, translated from the coding sequence ATGAATACGGGGTCGGTTTGGCTAAAAAAGACTCTTTGGAAACTTACAAAATTTTCAGAGGATTATTTCGCAATGCTTGTTATTTTAGGATCAATTATCGGTTTTTTAAATCCTGATTTATTTGGATGGTCACTGCCCCATATTTCACTTATTCTTGGAATTATCATGTTTGGAATGGGAATGACACTAAATAAAGATGACTTTAAAACAGTTTTGAAAAGACCTTTTGACGTAGTTTTTGGAACAGCTTTACAGTTTATTTTAATGCCGTTACTTGCTTTTTTTGTAGTTACGCTACTTAATTTACCAGGGGAACTTGCAATAGGCGTAATTTTGCTTGGTGCATGCCCCGGAGGAACTGCATCAAACGTGATAACTTATCTTGCAAAAGGAGACGTCGCACTCTCGGTTGCAATCACAACATTCTCAACACTTATTGCACCGTTAATGACACCCATACTTGTACTCGGGTTTGCAGGATCGTGGATAGATGTTTCAGCATACTCGATGTTTCTTTCAATTTTAAAAATTGTATTGATCCCAGTAATTCTTGGAGTTATTATCAACAATTTATTTGGAAAAAAAATAGATTCAATACGACAGATTTTGCCATTAATCTCTGTTGCTGCAATAGTTTTAATCGTTAGTGCGATAATAGGAGTTAATTCAGAAAAAATAATATCTTCAGGAGTTTTTGCTTTACTTGCAGTAATTTTACATAATGCATTTGGTCTTTTATTTGGATATATCGGATCAAAACTCGTTGGAATGGATGAAAAAAAATCAAGAGCAATTACAATAGAAGTTGGGGTTCAAAATTCAGGACTTGCGGTAGCACTTGCAACAATTTACTTCAACCCGCTTGCAGCAGTTCCCGGAGCAATTTTTAGTGTTTGGCATAATATTACCGGGCCAATATTAGCAAATTACTGGTCTAAAAAAGATAAAAATAAGCTTTTGGCATAA
- the ilvN gene encoding acetolactate synthase small subunit: MEHKHIISVLVLHKPGVLQRISGLFTRRWFNISSMTVGSTENPDVARMTIVVQGDDTVLEQVVKQLNKLVEVIKVTDLNSKKSVQRELCLVKVYAPTEDSKSQVIQYANIFRGKIIDLSTETLTVEITGDEQKVNAFLDLVRPMGIKEIARTGLTALMRGSKILKSNKA; the protein is encoded by the coding sequence ATGGAACACAAACACATCATTTCAGTTCTGGTTTTACACAAGCCAGGTGTACTCCAGAGAATTTCAGGTTTATTTACCAGAAGATGGTTTAACATTTCAAGCATGACTGTTGGAAGTACTGAAAACCCAGATGTAGCAAGAATGACTATTGTTGTTCAGGGGGACGACACTGTACTCGAACAGGTTGTAAAACAGTTGAATAAACTCGTCGAAGTTATAAAAGTAACTGATTTAAATAGTAAAAAGTCAGTACAACGAGAATTATGTCTTGTAAAAGTTTATGCTCCAACTGAGGATAGTAAATCTCAGGTAATCCAGTATGCAAACATATTTAGGGGAAAAATCATCGATTTAAGCACTGAAACACTAACCGTTGAAATTACAGGTGACGAACAGAAAGTAAACGCATTTTTAGACCTTGTAAGGCCAATGGGTATCAAAGAAATCGCAAGAACTGGACTCACCGCACTCATGAGGGGTTCTAAAATCTTAAAATCAAATAAAGCATAA
- a CDS encoding acetolactate synthase large subunit, with protein MKGAEAMMKALEAENVKVLFGYPGGQLLPFYDALYHSDLVHILTRHEQAAAHAADGYARASGNVGVCVATSGPGATNLVTGVATAHADSSPVVALTGQVPTKLIGNDAFQEIDALGIFMQITKHNFQIQKTSEIPKIFRKAFEIAKTGRPGAVHVDLPKDVQDNELDLEKYPIPAEINLQGYKPTKFGHPLQIKKAVELMKIAQRPVIIAGGGVQIANATPELIKLSEYAQIPACTTLMGKGVFPEEHSLALGLVGMHGTQASNYSVYESDVLIAIGCRFSDRITGDISTFAPNAKIIHIDIDPAEIGKNVRVDIPIVGDAKAILKDILIYLMKKEIANKTEWMENVKKLQKKSLPIMEFDNTPIKPQKVIKEMMNAIREVDPSLTNTVLTTDVGQNQMWMAHYFQTSAPKSFISSGGQGTMGFGFPAAIGAKFARPDANVIAVTGDGGFLMNSQELATIAEYEIPVIVVIFDNRTLGMVYQWQNLYYGKRQCAVHLGETPDFIKLAESYGIDASRVEKPEDINEAFKTALNSGKPYLIDIIIDPAEALHMVPPGGNMTNILFPERQEPTPKAQCFSEMKKILNPKV; from the coding sequence ATGAAAGGAGCAGAGGCTATGATGAAGGCCCTAGAAGCGGAAAATGTGAAGGTCCTCTTTGGATACCCTGGGGGCCAATTACTTCCCTTTTACGATGCACTGTACCACAGTGACCTTGTACACATTTTAACAAGGCATGAACAGGCTGCAGCACACGCGGCAGACGGATACGCAAGAGCAAGTGGGAATGTTGGAGTTTGTGTTGCTACGTCTGGACCAGGAGCTACAAATCTTGTTACAGGAGTTGCAACCGCACATGCAGATTCTTCTCCCGTAGTTGCATTAACTGGACAGGTTCCAACAAAATTAATCGGAAATGATGCATTTCAGGAAATTGATGCACTTGGAATTTTCATGCAGATTACAAAACACAATTTCCAGATTCAAAAAACAAGCGAAATTCCAAAAATATTTAGAAAAGCATTTGAAATTGCAAAAACCGGAAGACCTGGTGCAGTTCATGTCGATCTACCAAAAGATGTTCAGGATAACGAATTAGACTTAGAAAAATATCCAATTCCTGCAGAAATTAATCTTCAAGGCTACAAACCAACCAAGTTTGGACACCCATTACAGATTAAAAAAGCAGTGGAATTGATGAAAATCGCACAAAGACCTGTTATTATTGCAGGCGGTGGCGTTCAAATTGCAAATGCAACACCAGAACTTATAAAATTATCAGAATACGCTCAAATCCCTGCATGCACTACTTTAATGGGTAAGGGAGTTTTCCCTGAAGAGCACTCTCTTGCACTCGGTTTAGTTGGAATGCACGGAACACAAGCTTCTAACTACTCAGTTTACGAAAGTGATGTTTTAATTGCAATTGGATGCAGGTTTTCAGATCGGATTACTGGAGACATTTCTACATTTGCACCCAATGCAAAGATTATTCATATTGATATAGACCCCGCAGAAATTGGAAAGAACGTTAGGGTAGATATTCCAATCGTTGGGGATGCAAAAGCAATTTTAAAAGATATATTGATTTATTTAATGAAAAAAGAAATTGCTAATAAGACAGAATGGATGGAAAATGTTAAAAAACTTCAGAAAAAGTCACTTCCGATAATGGAGTTTGACAACACCCCAATAAAGCCTCAGAAAGTTATCAAAGAAATGATGAACGCAATTCGAGAAGTCGATCCAAGTTTGACAAACACAGTTCTTACAACAGATGTAGGTCAAAATCAGATGTGGATGGCACACTACTTCCAAACAAGCGCTCCAAAATCATTCATTTCATCAGGGGGGCAAGGTACAATGGGATTCGGATTCCCTGCAGCAATTGGTGCTAAATTTGCAAGGCCCGATGCAAACGTAATTGCAGTAACGGGGGATGGTGGATTTTTAATGAATTCACAGGAACTTGCTACAATTGCAGAATATGAAATACCCGTTATTGTTGTAATATTTGATAACAGGACACTTGGAATGGTTTACCAGTGGCAGAATCTTTATTATGGAAAGCGCCAGTGTGCAGTGCACCTTGGAGAAACACCTGACTTCATAAAACTTGCAGAAAGTTATGGGATCGATGCTTCGAGGGTTGAAAAACCTGAAGATATAAACGAAGCCTTTAAAACTGCATTAAACAGTGGAAAACCATATTTAATTGATATTATAATCGACCCGGCAGAAGCACTACACATGGTACCCCCTGGAGGAAACATGACAAATATATTATTCCCGGAAAGACAGGAACCAACTCCAAAAGCTCAATGCTTTAGCGAAATGAAAAAAATACTTAATCCTAAGGTCTAA
- a CDS encoding carbamoyltransferase C-terminal domain-containing protein, with translation MILGICDGHNSSASLIDEKEIIYAASEERFTRKKNFRGYPANSIDYGINSFVSEKDELSAITVGGQFRKGERLKKLKILQENLEIPMYYFNHHLCHAASYKLSDFKECLILTMDGGGDGLSSTVSIGNGSKIETIAQSDLIDSVGDFYASITELLGFKPMEDEGKVMSLSSFESDDSKINLDIIDYNEKTKSFKNYLGVIGSESTKALKRILDYSTPNKSYDIQISKFVQSKLEEVVLKLLKQFVEETGIKNIVFSGGVAQNVKLNKQIIEQDFVDNLYVPPFTGDEGLSIGSSILCSKHDFDLKNTYLGYEIDNCNVEKIVDLEKNFKVQYIEENDISESVGKLISENKLVCVSREKMEFGPRALGNRSILGLPTNENAKKLAKTLKRNSFMPYAPTILDEYSESYLKNKKYSPYMTMLFDCFESKKSEIEGTVHVDGTTRAQTLKKEFNGTFYNTINFLNDATQIPAVLNTSFNLHGEPIVCNEIDAINSFKKVGDYLLLGNYLIEKLD, from the coding sequence ATGATTTTAGGTATTTGCGATGGCCACAATTCAAGTGCATCATTGATCGATGAAAAAGAAATCATTTACGCAGCAAGCGAAGAAAGATTTACAAGAAAAAAGAATTTTAGAGGATATCCTGCAAATTCCATCGATTACGGAATTAATTCTTTTGTAAGTGAAAAGGATGAATTGTCAGCAATTACTGTTGGCGGGCAGTTTAGAAAGGGAGAAAGACTGAAAAAACTCAAAATACTTCAAGAAAATTTAGAAATTCCAATGTACTACTTTAACCATCATTTATGCCATGCTGCAAGCTATAAGCTATCAGATTTTAAAGAATGTTTGATTTTAACAATGGATGGTGGAGGGGATGGACTTTCTTCAACAGTATCTATTGGAAACGGTTCAAAAATAGAAACTATTGCTCAAAGTGATTTAATTGATTCCGTAGGAGATTTTTACGCATCAATTACCGAATTACTTGGATTTAAACCAATGGAAGACGAAGGAAAAGTAATGAGTCTTTCGAGTTTTGAATCGGATGATTCCAAAATTAATCTCGATATTATTGATTATAATGAAAAAACTAAATCTTTTAAGAATTATCTCGGAGTAATCGGTTCTGAATCAACAAAAGCATTGAAAAGAATTTTAGATTATTCAACCCCAAATAAGTCATATGATATTCAAATTTCAAAGTTTGTCCAAAGTAAATTAGAAGAAGTTGTTTTAAAACTTTTAAAGCAGTTTGTGGAAGAAACTGGAATTAAAAATATTGTATTTAGTGGAGGGGTTGCACAAAACGTTAAACTAAATAAACAAATAATCGAACAGGACTTTGTAGATAACTTGTACGTCCCCCCATTTACAGGAGATGAAGGATTATCCATTGGATCGTCGATTTTGTGCTCAAAACACGATTTTGATTTAAAAAATACATATTTAGGTTATGAAATTGATAATTGTAATGTTGAAAAAATTGTGGATTTGGAAAAAAATTTTAAAGTTCAGTATATTGAAGAAAATGATATTTCTGAGAGCGTTGGGAAATTAATTTCAGAAAATAAACTTGTCTGCGTTTCGAGAGAAAAAATGGAATTTGGACCGCGTGCTCTTGGAAATAGGAGCATTTTAGGACTTCCGACAAATGAAAATGCGAAAAAACTTGCAAAAACTCTAAAAAGAAATTCATTCATGCCCTATGCCCCAACAATTCTAGATGAATACTCTGAAAGTTATTTAAAAAACAAAAAATACAGTCCGTACATGACCATGCTCTTTGATTGCTTTGAATCTAAAAAAAGTGAAATTGAAGGAACCGTTCATGTTGATGGAACTACACGGGCGCAAACATTGAAAAAAGAATTCAATGGAACTTTTTATAACACCATTAATTTTTTAAACGATGCAACACAAATTCCTGCAGTTTTGAACACCAGTTTTAATTTACACGGTGAACCTATTGTTTGCAATGAAATTGATGCCATAAATTCGTTTAAAAAAGTGGGAGATTATTTACTACTTGGAAATTATTTAATCGAAAAACTTGATTAG